Proteins from one Phoenix dactylifera cultivar Barhee BC4 unplaced genomic scaffold, palm_55x_up_171113_PBpolish2nd_filt_p 000334F, whole genome shotgun sequence genomic window:
- the LOC103718937 gene encoding uncharacterized protein LOC103718937: MGIVRIRPRGPGNDDSARQSFRTFPLNELAQEEGLLLEKNPDDAFDDCEPAEVGCEFVMVEDQICNVPYELYDLPDLKEILSLETWNSCLTEEERFSLAAYLPDMDRETFCIMIKELLNGDNIFFGSALEIFFNRLKGGFCSPQVSHLREALQFLQRRGYYHYLRSYHQNMAQKFMDIKRAWSNCHPNMSVEERVRIWNNRKDCSPVFLVDLNAFPAEEEILNKGEKNVATIPLLKKTRYMNEGINIHDPTVVLNDMAANKKTKAKGVLKIKPIEMNTLQNQPLQPFPSEPWKLSRRPPKGVLKIKPKCDPLGRQEQSRMIQIPPEQTTADLLGVHTSRFSTSQFAFPWDKRTFDERLQFVHQTSRDGNTYRSSGFIENHRREEFPNMAAGQSFQRKIKMVKDMRSDNAIEINEEVFPLKNNQKLKIFSHETSGLGEFPKGDNLRNSGQRSRVLHSGSADSYPIAPENHQGGRQITTVHFTLSEAVSGVPIVPTDEHQAFTKSSGHSKHKLRDNNDGVLKVPSVQMATLGVERENLMFPITYKRKKAYRKLNLVDSLKQPPLVADMEPVAPSGTVNMKAKAIKIKFKGWNDKNAEYNKKC, encoded by the coding sequence ATGGGCATTGTAAGGATTAGGCCTCGGGGGCCTGGAAATGATGATTCTGCAAGACAAAGTTTTCGTACCTTTCCACTCAACGAGCTCGCGCAAGAGGAGGGATTGCTCTTGGAAAAGAACCCTGATGATGCTTTTGATGACTGTGAACCTGCAGAGGTGGGTTGTGAGTTTGTCATGGTTGAAGATCAGATATGCAATGTTCCATATGAGCTTTATGATTTGCCAGATTTAAAGGAAATTCTCTCTTTGGAGACCTGGAATTCTTGTTTAAcagaagaagaaagattttcTCTAGCAGCTTACCTTCCAGATATGGACCGAGAGACATTCTGTATTATGATAAAAGAGTTGCTCAATGGTGATAATATATTCTTTGGAAGTGCATTGGAAATTTTTTTCAATAGATTGAAAGGCGGATTTTGTTCTCCACAAGTTTCTCACCTAAGGGAAGCTCTGCAGTTCTTGCAAAGACGGGGCTATTATCATTATCTCAGATCATATCATCAGAATATGGCTCAGAAGTTTATGGACATCAAAAGGGCATGGAGCAATTGTCATCCAAACATGAGCGTTGAGGAAAGGGTACGCATTTGGAACAATAGGAAAGATTGCAGTCCTGTTTTTTTGGTTGATCTCAATGCATTTCCTGCAGAAGAAGAGATCTTAAACAAGGGCGAAAAGAACGTGGCAACCATTCCATTGTTAAAGAAGACCAGATATATGAATGAAGGCATAAATATTCATGACCCAACGGTTGTTTTGAATGATATGGCAGcaaacaaaaagacaaaagCAAAGGGGGTTCTGAAAATAAAACCAATTGAAATGAACACACTGCAAAATCAACCTCTGCAACCATTTCCAAGTGAGCCATGGAAGCTAAGTAGGCGGCCACCCAAAGGTGTGTTAAAAATAAAGCCTAAATGTGATCCTCTTGGTCGGCAAGAGCAATCCAGAATGATCCAAATTCCACCAGAACAAACTACAGCTGATCTATTGGGTGTTCATACCTCTAGATTCTCCACTTCACAGTTTGCTTTTCCATGGGATAAAAGGACTTTTGATGAGAGGTTACAATTTGTACATCAGACAAGCAGAGATGGAAATACTTACAGAAGTTCTGGGTTTATAGAAAATCATCGAAGAGAGGAATTTCCAAACATGGCTGCTGGACAGAGCTTCCAAAGAAAGATAAAGATGGTAAAGGACATGAGGTCAGATAATGCCATAGAGATAAATGAAGAAGTTTTTCCATTGAAAAATAACCAGAAATTGAAGATTTTTTCTCATGAAACTAGTGGGTTGGGAGAGTTCCCCAAAGGAGACAACCTTCGAAACTCAGGTCAACGAAGTAGAGTACTTCATTCTGGTTCTGCTGACTCATACCCTATTGCTCCTGAGAATCATCAAGGAGGAAGGCAGATAACCACAGTGCATTTCACACTTTCTGAAGCAGTTTCAGGGGTCCCAATTGTTCCCACTGATGAGCACCAGGCTTTTACAAAGTCTTCTGGTCATTCAAAGCATAAGCTTAGAGATAATAATGATGGAGTATTGAAAGTGCCAAGTGTCCAAATGGCTACTTTAGGGGTCGAAAGAGAAAATCTTATGTTTCCTATAACATATAAGCGGAAAAAAGCATACAGAAAGCTTAACCTGGTCGACTCTCTCAAGCAGCCACCCTTGGTAGCCGATATGGAGCCAGTAGCGCCGAGTGGAACAGTAAACATGAAAGCGAAGGCCATCAAGATAAAGTTTAAAGGTTGGAATGATAAAAATGCTGAGTACAACAAGAAATGCTGA
- the LOC103718938 gene encoding probable protein phosphatase 2C 66 — protein MFLNGTSEVACLYTQQGKKGTNQDAMVVWENFSSRSDTIFCGVFDGHGPFGHMVARKVRDSLPLKLCTEWRANVSGHDSPHQNGSLSGSMNSEETTSISIDDDWGESIDEDEKLPENYIPLKQSFLKAFKLMDKELKLHPVIDCFCSGTTAVTLVKQGQDLIIGNVGDSRAIMGTRDKDNNLVAVQLTVDLKPNLPREAARIQQCRGRVFALQDEPEVARVWLPNNDSPGLAMARAFGDFCLKDYGLISVPDISYHHLTEKDEFIVLATDGVWDVLSNKEVVDIVASAPTHATAARALVDCAVRAWRLKFPTSKIDDCAVVCLFLEPTSPSDPSQESDPREMPAEQAEIKVLGSKEEDKEEGHGSVEAHTPVSTLEHSYTFCNADEIVPISEEHKVEKVPEICQSARSLADCISTAEEEEWSALEGITRVNSLLNLPRILSGDKRSTSWRKWL, from the exons ATGTTCCTGAACGGGACCAGCGAGGTGGCTTGTCTGTATACTCAGCAAGGAAAGAAGGGTACTAACCAGGACGCAATGGTCGTGTGGGAG AATTTCTCTTCGAGAAGTGACACCATCTTCTGCGGAGTATTTGATGGTCATGGGCCATTTGGTCATATGGTTGCCAGGAAAGTCAGAGATTCTCTTCCTCTTAAGTTGTGCACTGAATGGAGAGCTAATGTTAGTGGGCATGATAGCCCTCATCAAAATGGTAGCTTGTCTGGGAGTATGAATTCTGAAGAAACAACATCCATTAGCATTGATGATGACTGGGGAGAGTCCATTGATGAGGATGAAAAGCTACCTGAGAATTATATTCCGCTTAAACAGTCTTTCTTGAAGGCTTTCAAGTTGATGGATAAGGAATTAAAACTTCATCCAGTAATTGATTGTTTCTGCAGTGGAACTACAGCTGTTACTCTGGTAAAACAG GGACAGGATCTTATAATTGGAAATGTTGGCGACTCTAGAGCAATAATGGGCACACGCGATAAAGACAATAATTTGGTTGCTGTACAATTGACTGTCGACTTGAAGCCTAATCTTCCTA GGGAAGCTGCCAGAATCCAGCAATGCAGAGGGAGAGTTTTTGCTTTGCAGGATGAACCAGAAGTTGCACGCGTATGGTTGCCAAACAATGACTCACCTGGCCTGGCTATGGCCAGAGCTTTTGGAGACTTTTGCCTGAAGGATTATGGATTAATTTCTGTTCCAGATATCTCCTATCATCATCTCACTGAGAAAGATGAGTTTATTGTTCTTGCCACTGATGGG GTTTGGGATGTTCTCTCCAACAAGGAGGTTGTTGATATAGTGGCATCAGCACCAACTCATGCAACTGCAGCTAGAGCTCTCGTTGATTGTGCGGTTCGAGCTTGGCGACTTAAATTCCCCACATCGAAAATTGATGACTGTGCTGTTGTTTGTCTATTTTTGGAGCCAACATCCCCATCTGATCCATCTCAGGAGAGTGACCCCAGGGAGATGCCTGCAGAGCAAGCAGAGATAAAGGTCCTGGGctcaaaagaagaagacaaggaaGAAGGGCATGGATCTGTTGAAGCTCATACGCCTGTTTCTACGTTAGAACATTCGTATACATTTTGCAATGCTGATGAGATTGTACCAATATCTGAGGAACATAAGGTAGAAAAAGTGCCAGAAATATGTCAATCCGCAAGAAGCCTTGCTGATTGCATATCCACAGCAGAGGAGGAGGAATGGTCTGCCCTCGAAGGTATTACCAGGGTAAACTCCCTTCTAAATCTTCCCAGAATCTTGTCTGGTGATAAAAGGTCCACCAGTTGGAGAAAATGGTTGTAA